One Curtobacterium sp. BH-2-1-1 genomic region harbors:
- a CDS encoding O-methyltransferase, producing MSEKESNWKFAEDIVSESEVIARAREHSLELGVEAISPAIGAQIGVVAAASRATSMIEIGTGLGVSGLYLLGGAPSATLTTIDIEVDHQQYARDAYIAAGTAPARIRLIPGRANQVLPRMNEASYDIVLVDADPEHVIEYVEHGLRLARLGGTVLVPHALWRGRVADPVKRDRATTDFRLLLTEVSTSGAVISALSPAGDGLLQMTKVSA from the coding sequence GTGTCAGAGAAAGAGTCGAACTGGAAGTTCGCCGAGGACATCGTCTCGGAGTCCGAGGTGATCGCCCGAGCCAGGGAGCACTCCCTCGAACTCGGGGTCGAGGCGATCTCCCCCGCCATCGGCGCACAGATCGGGGTCGTCGCGGCCGCCTCGCGCGCCACGAGCATGATCGAGATCGGCACCGGCCTGGGGGTGTCCGGGCTGTACCTGCTCGGCGGCGCACCGTCCGCCACGCTCACCACGATCGACATCGAGGTCGACCACCAGCAGTACGCCCGTGACGCGTACATCGCCGCGGGCACCGCCCCCGCCCGGATCCGGCTCATCCCGGGTCGGGCGAACCAGGTGCTGCCGCGCATGAACGAGGCCTCGTACGACATCGTCCTCGTCGACGCCGACCCGGAGCACGTCATCGAGTACGTCGAGCACGGACTGCGGCTCGCTCGGCTCGGCGGGACCGTCCTCGTGCCGCACGCGCTCTGGCGGGGCCGGGTGGCCGACCCGGTGAAGCGGGACCGGGCGACGACCGACTTCCGGCTGCTGCTCACCGAGGTGTCGACGTCGGGCGCGGTCATCAGCGCGCTCTCCCCCGCCGGAGACGGACTGCTGCAGATGACGAAGGTCTCCGCGTAG